The nucleotide window gactgtgtgtatcacaacaaactgtggaaaattcttaaagtgatgagaataccagaccaccttacctgtctcctgagaaacctgaactTGTctgaagaagcaacatttagaaccagacatggaacaatggactagttcaaaattgggaaaggaatacctcaaggctgtatattgtcttttTGCTTACTTAATTTCTATGCAAAGCAtataatgtgaaatgctgggctgagtgAATCGTgaactgtaatcaagattgcgaGACACATCAACAACCTCATtagataccattctaatggcagaaactgaagagggactaaagagcctcttgttgagggtgaaaaaggagattgataaagctggcttaaaactcaaaattcataaATGGTTAACTTATTTTGTTCTCTTCTCATAGCATTATGTCTTCATGTAGACCTAAGGAGGAAATCAAACTAAAAGATGAGTGATGTAACAATTATCCTCTGAAGTTAAGTTGCATTAAATAACTGACTTGTAGGCAAGATTTGCTAAGGATGATGAAATACCCCTGGGTTTTAATTAGCTACAGCTAAGAAACTTCACAGAATTTGCTTACAAAAAGGATATGTGGTAGCACTTTTACAGTTTAAGAGAAAGGTCTCATGCAAAGGTATCAGCTATAAATCAACAAAGATACTTATTGTAGCTGATCTAGTAGACACTTTCCAGTCTTacaaatttctctctttcttgggGAACTAACAACTGCCTGGGGATCTGCTGGAACTATGGACTTATGTCATGCGATGGACCTACATCAGTCATGTTCAtaggtgagatttttttttttttccaggaaatcaAATAATCAGAGACTCTCAGGTTCAAGTGGATTTTGCAAATCATCCTCACCAATCTTAGAGGCAAAACATCAAGAAAGGTAGACCCAATTCAAGTATTATcaaactagaagaaaaatatgTGTCTTATTGCCATATAAATTAATCAATAAATTAGCTCTAATTAAATGAGAATAATTATCTAATTCCAATTTAGATACAAAATTTTCTCCATAAGAAATTTCTTATGATGTTGTACAATTTTTTAGAACACTTCTGTTAAAAACTGTACATTAATCAAAGAGATGCACTATATTGTAGCtatcagatttttaaatgttgaacagTCCCATGtagtttctaaattttccacACTTCATAATAATTATGTTgaacatatatgtaaataatgatttatctactttaaatatgttttccTTTACAGTTTATCCCTAGAAAGAGTTtcatggagccaaagaaaaaggaaaaagtgatttttatttcttcatcaaggtgtatgtgaatgttcagttgtgtctgactctttttgaccccttggactgtaactcgagaggatcctctgtccatggaattctccaggctagaatactgtagtgggttgtcatttcctcctccagggcatcttcttatcccagggaccaaacccgtgcttgctgcatctcctgcattagcaagtggattctttaccacttagccacttgagaagcccttttattttttcatagttaTCCCTAAATCACTTTTAATAATTATgtcaaattcttattttatatacaCTGTACTTCTTTCTGATACACTAGAGGATCCCACCCCGGAATAAGGGAATGCAACAACCTGCTGCACTTGGCTTTCCCATAACTATAAAATTTTCATATTGGATTACTAAAAAATAAAGCTCTTTATCAActtatttttgaaaggaaaagacttatttttgaagaatacattttattttatttatgtcttttcctTAGGAAATTTATGTCCTCCAAACTTCTCATTTTCTTAGTAATGCAGTAGCTTCAAACCAGGAATGATGATTGATGGATGCTAAGGGGATTTAGGAGAAGGCATAATAATGCATGTGACAGAAACATAAGGCGTGGGAAGGTCATTTCTGTCATGGATGGATGCGTTGCTGCTGTTTGGCAACAAAATTTCAGGCATTAAAGGGCATTTAACAGGGGTACATTTTACAACTTTAGGTGAACACATGTACATTAACATACAAAGTCTGTGTCcaaaaagtatttgttaaataagtCAACTTGTAATAGGGACTTACAGTAAATAATAGATTTTAGATGTGTTTGagttagtgtatatatatatatatatttatatgtaaattatataatctATTTATCTAACTTATTTAAGAAACTATTTTTTCTCCGCATTAGTTTTTTCCTTAGAACTTTGAATATAAGGATTTCCTGTACTTAATAGATCCTATTGTAGTTAACACCTATGCAAGAGGTTTTTTTGttggtatttttgtttgtttgttttttaccttcCAGATCTACTGAAACTGTAAATTTATTGAATTTGACTATATGTGGAACATAATTTTTCAGAACAAAAACTAAtgcttaaaataatataattatcttGATTTTAATATGACCCAGTAACATATTCTTTCCTAAAGAGAATTATTCTTTTCATACTTACCCCATAATGTGTGCCAGAAAGTATCAGAAAGTATTAAGCTAAAGTGTAGCTTCCTTTCAAACATTaatttatgtttattaaaaaagTAATGATAAACAAAGCTGGAGGATGAGGACACCTGAATTCTTGCCAAGTTTATGGTCTAAGGAAGCAGGACTATTTTACCTGTAGAGGATGACAATTCATCAAGCATTTACTCAATACCTGACAGGTCCCAGGTATTGCTGACATCATGTGTCCACTGCACTGAAGTAGGGACAATGAGGAAACATGCCTCACTTATGTGTTTCTGGTCAGTGTGCATTGCCAAGGACTTATATACCTTTCCCTAAACTGCCTGCTTggatatttttttggccatgttttTCTCTCCATGGTTAGAGCTGAGGATTCAAATATAAGTTCTCCTAGAAGAAAGAATAACTCTTACCTTTGTAAGGGTCCCTCACAGTATCCATCTGAGAATTAAAATTGTAACGTTAGAGACAGAGAGGATGGGTTGGAAACATGGGGCGCTCAGAAGACTTGCAGAGTCAAATGCAGTTGGAACCAGAAGAAGAATCCAGATCTCAGGTACATAGTACCACGTTTTCTCAATAAATTACAAATTGAAAGTTGCCCTATAGATCATTTATAGGTCTCAGGTACTAGGTGTTTGAAGAGATAAAAAGATATCATGGAAGAAGTAAGAAACCCTTGAAACAAGTAGTGGGGCAAGAATACCAAGGATATGCTCTGTAGTTACAGTAACTGCTGTTTTTGTTCTAAGAAGTTCAGACCACACGTCTTTCATGATTGACAGGTATCATACATTATTTCTTCTTAGGTAATTCAGACCCCAGGAAGGTGTTACTTGCTGAATGGATGTCCTCAGGCCTCCCAACAACGTGACTGAATTTGTTCTCTTGGGACTCACACAGAATCCACACTTGCAGAACATACTCttcattgtctttttgtttattttcctatttactgTGGTGGCCAACCTCCTCATTGTTATCACCATCTCCTTCAGCCCCACACTTTCTGCTCCAATGTACTTTTTTCTCACTTACTTAGCCTTCATAGATACCTTTTACACATCTGCCACAACCCCTAAAATGACCATTGATCTGCTGTACCAGAGGAGAACCATCTCTTGGCATGGATGCCTGGCTCAACTATTTTTGGTACACTTCCTGGGAGGATCAGAAATCACAGTCCTCAttgtcatggcctatgaccgctatgtgggcATCTGCAAGCCTCTGCACTACATGACCATCACGCGACAGGAAGTCTGCCAGCTTCTAGCGGTTGTGGCCTTGATTGGGGGGATCCTGCATGCTACTGTGCAGATTCTTTTCACAGTAGACTTGACCTTCTGTGGTCACCATGTCATGGACCACTTCATGTGTGATTTCTTCTCACTCTTGGATATTGCctgcagtcacacacacacacttggaatGGTGGTGGCAGCCAACAGTGGGGCCATGTGcttgctcatttttttcttgctcctcatctccTACATAGTCATCCTGAGCTCCCTGAAATCCCATGGCTCTGAAGGACGGCGTAAGGCCCTCTCTACATGTGGCTCCGACTTTACAGTAGTGGCACTCTATTTTGTCCCTTGTATATTTAGTTACATGCGTCCTGTGACCACTTACCCTGGGGACAAGTTGGTGAGTGTGTTCTTTATAATCCTCACTCCCATGTTAAATCCTATCATTTACACAGTGAGAAACACAGACGTGAAAAATGCCATGTGGAGTTTGTTGAAGAGGAGAGTAGCTTAGGTTATCCTTGAATCTGAGAAAgcaattatttatatacatacatagggGAGATTTTAACTGTTGTAAATtgtgaaagaaatttaagaaatttttcagatcatctccattaaaaatatttcccatgCTGATTTCTCCCCAGAAAAAGGTATTTTATCGACTAAAAAAAGGACTAGAAACTAACATTTGTTGGCTATTTGATAATGGCTAGTTATTTTTGAGTCTTTTTGATAACTCTTACTGTACTTTACCAAGGCTTGTATATTCACATTTATAGATTCTGAATAAGCAAGGAAAAGAACTATAATCCCCTAGGGGATCATTGTTGCATAATTTTTCTCCAGTCTTACTGCTCCTGTACtaaattctttatatatgttTCTTGGATGAAATTTGCTTTCCATTGGATCTGATTTCATAACTTCTTTAATTTCTGCTTAGCCTGTGGGAAAGTATTCTTGTACAGAAAATCTCAGATAGATATGTGGGAAGGAGACAGATGGGAAGTGCAAGAATcattactgattttctttttctgaaataagAATTTACTAAAAACAAATAGAGAAGTACCCACAAAAGGAGGAATGAATAATTCACAATCTACTTCATTTTTTCTTGCCACACAGTTTAGGCCAGAAATTTTGAAATCACTCTTAATTTGTTCTTTCTTATTTGTTTAAATATCCTTATATCTCATGGTTTCCTTGAATATGAAGGAAATGTTTCCTTCCATACAAAGACTGAGgaaacatttgaaataaaaatggcaagtatttttttaatcaagtttcAACAGAAAGTCATTTAATTAGGTTCAAAGCTATGAAGGGAACTATATGTAGCTATGTGTAGGtctaatacatatatttacattaaatGATCCCCTTATTATCTATATGGCATATTTGCTTCAGTTGATTTGTCCATGTAAACTGGTGGTTCCattatcattatccccattttacagagaaacaaATTGAAGCCATGAATATTTGCTAATTTACTGAAATCAAATCACACATTTTTATCCTATAGTGTGTGTCAGGAAAACTAGAATACAACTTCCTTTCAAAAGTTTCAGCTATGAACTTCTGACCAAAGTCTTTAAAacttagttttgctttcattcaAATGAAACACAGGAGTCCATACTATGTTTAGGTATACAGATAAGAAACTTACCTGTAGTTTTAATTATCCACTTTGTCCTTCAAGAAAATCATGTTGGAATTGCTGCAGCCTTGTAACAAATGTCTCAAATATAGCACTACAAGCTGATAGTATGACAAAGGATtccttttttataaaattaaaaatttctttcagatttgtccattaataaatatttaataaaatatcatattaaatactattattatataattataatatcaataatgatgttatatatattaatataaattttcccatttataaaactaaaaatttctttcagattttttccagTACTTAAATAGtccatcataaaaataaaatagctaaaatgAACTACTGCAAGGTTGCAATGCTCTTCTATGCATGTGAAGGATACGAGGTCATCCTACATTATATAACTCATAAATCTAAGTTCTCTGACTACAACACTTGTAGCAAATATTACTTCTGTTATATCTCAGAAATATCACTTTCTCAAATCCAGTGATCAACTGGAACTATTTTTTCCCCTAACTTGCACATACTGTAATACCAGAGCATCATATTGGTGTGACTGTGTTTACCAAATTATGCATGAATGTCTCCAGTTCATAAGAAACCAAACATTTTCCAACAAAGTCTAGGTCTAAAACATATCATCAGTACTTAACTTATTAAAATTATTCAGTTTGTAATtgctgatgagaatgaaacgtttcaACAGAATCTCAACTAAATGCTATGTGGTTCATTTTGTCTAATGATTTTTAGAGAAGGGAGGGTAGTACCCTGGTGGTAAGGATGGGAAAAACACTGAGCAAGAGTGGTTTCTATGCTAAGACCAAACAGAGGATTTGGAGAGGGAAACTCAGG belongs to Dama dama isolate Ldn47 unplaced genomic scaffold, ASM3311817v1 ptg000184l, whole genome shotgun sequence and includes:
- the LOC133053723 gene encoding olfactory receptor 4C3D-like: MDVLRPPNNVTEFVLLGLTQNPHLQNILFIVFLFIFLFTVVANLLIVITISFSPTLSAPMYFFLTYLAFIDTFYTSATTPKMTIDLLYQRRTISWHGCLAQLFLVHFLGGSEITVLIVMAYDRYVGICKPLHYMTITRQEVCQLLAVVALIGGILHATVQILFTVDLTFCGHHVMDHFMCDFFSLLDIACSHTHTLGMVVAANSGAMCLLIFFLLLISYIVILSSLKSHGSEGRRKALSTCGSDFTVVALYFVPCIFSYMRPVTTYPGDKLVSVFFIILTPMLNPIIYTVRNTDVKNAMWSLLKRRVA